Proteins from a single region of Nakamurella alba:
- the manB gene encoding mannose-1-phosphate guanylyltransferase, with protein MAVPSGPPAPPATATDGTDGAASTPGTDEVQAAILVGGQGTRLRPLTLSAAKPMLPTAGVPFLEHMLSRIKEAGITKVVLGTSYKAETFTEYFGDGSAMGMSITYAVEESPMGTGGAIRNVLSELTAPTVMVFNGDVLSGLDLRAILDTHRSRNADVTLHLVQVPDPRAFGCVPTDPDGRVEAFLEKTENPPTNQINAGCYVFRREVIESIPDDRPVSVERETFPGLLAAGAPVYGHVDATYWRDLGTPAAFVAGSADLVTGLAPTGALPGEIGDALVLPGAAVAPTARISGGSTIGRDVVVGEDAVVDGSVVFDGAVIGAGAVIARSVIGAGATIGAGTDLADTVIGDRAQLGAGCELRAGARVWPDAVIADGAVRFSAPA; from the coding sequence ATGGCCGTGCCTTCTGGGCCCCCAGCGCCCCCTGCCACAGCGACGGACGGGACCGACGGCGCCGCAAGCACTCCCGGTACCGACGAGGTGCAGGCCGCCATCCTGGTCGGCGGCCAGGGCACCCGGCTGCGCCCGCTGACGTTGTCCGCGGCCAAGCCGATGCTGCCCACCGCGGGCGTGCCGTTCCTGGAGCACATGCTCTCCCGGATCAAGGAGGCCGGCATCACGAAGGTGGTGCTGGGCACCTCCTACAAGGCCGAGACCTTCACCGAGTACTTCGGTGACGGCTCCGCGATGGGCATGTCGATCACCTACGCCGTCGAGGAGTCCCCGATGGGCACCGGCGGGGCGATCCGCAACGTGCTGTCGGAGCTCACCGCGCCGACGGTGATGGTGTTCAACGGCGACGTGCTGTCCGGCCTCGACCTGCGGGCCATCCTGGACACCCACCGCAGCCGGAACGCCGACGTGACACTGCATCTCGTGCAGGTGCCGGACCCGCGGGCGTTCGGCTGCGTGCCGACCGACCCGGACGGCCGGGTGGAGGCCTTCCTGGAGAAGACCGAGAATCCGCCGACGAACCAGATCAACGCGGGCTGCTACGTCTTCCGCCGCGAGGTCATCGAGTCGATCCCCGACGACCGTCCGGTGTCGGTGGAGCGGGAGACCTTCCCGGGGTTGCTCGCCGCCGGTGCGCCCGTCTACGGACACGTCGACGCCACCTACTGGCGGGATCTCGGGACGCCGGCGGCCTTCGTGGCCGGATCCGCCGACCTGGTCACCGGTCTCGCCCCCACCGGCGCGCTGCCCGGCGAGATCGGTGACGCCCTGGTGCTTCCCGGAGCCGCCGTCGCACCGACCGCCCGGATCTCCGGTGGCAGCACCATCGGTCGTGACGTGGTGGTCGGCGAGGATGCGGTGGTGGACGGTTCCGTCGTCTTCGACGGCGCGGTGATCGGGGCCGGCGCGGTGATCGCCCGCTCGGTGATCGGGGCCGGCGCCACGATCGGCGCGGGTACCGACCTGGCCGACACGGTGATCGGCGACCGGGCACAGCTCGGCGCCGGCTGCGAACTGCGTGCCGGGGCCCGGGTCTGGCCGGACGCGGTCATCGCCGACGGCGCCGTCCGCTTCTCCGCCCCGGCCTGA
- the rfbA gene encoding glucose-1-phosphate thymidylyltransferase RfbA — translation MKGIILAGGAGTRLHPITRAVSKQLLPVFDKPMIYYPLSVLMLAGIKDILVITTPEDNAGFRRLLGDGSEWGLNLSYAEQPQPNGLAEAFIIGREHVGDDSVALVLGDNIFYGQGFSQTLTRAATDVDGCVLFGYPVRDPERYGVGEKDASGKLLSIEEKPEKPKSNLAITGLYLYDNHVVDLAADLAPSARGELEITDLNNLYLQQGKASLIDLGRGFAWLDTGTHDSLLEAGEFVQVLEHRQGIRVACLEEIALVKGFIDADACLELGRSLAKSPYGQYVMAVARAAGATG, via the coding sequence GTGAAGGGCATCATCCTGGCGGGCGGGGCCGGCACCCGGCTGCATCCGATCACCCGAGCGGTGTCGAAGCAGCTGCTGCCCGTGTTCGACAAGCCGATGATCTACTACCCGCTGTCGGTGCTGATGCTGGCCGGTATCAAGGACATCCTGGTCATCACCACCCCGGAGGACAACGCCGGGTTCCGCCGCCTGCTGGGCGACGGCTCCGAGTGGGGCCTGAACCTCAGCTACGCCGAGCAGCCGCAGCCCAACGGTCTCGCCGAGGCGTTCATCATCGGCCGCGAGCACGTCGGCGACGACTCGGTCGCTCTGGTGCTGGGCGACAACATCTTCTACGGCCAGGGTTTCTCGCAGACGCTCACCCGCGCGGCCACCGACGTCGACGGGTGCGTCCTGTTCGGCTACCCGGTGCGCGACCCGGAGCGGTACGGCGTGGGGGAGAAGGACGCCTCCGGCAAGCTGCTCTCGATCGAGGAGAAGCCGGAGAAGCCGAAGTCGAACCTGGCGATCACCGGGCTGTACCTCTACGACAACCACGTCGTCGATCTGGCCGCCGACCTGGCGCCGAGCGCCCGCGGCGAGCTGGAGATCACCGATCTCAACAACCTGTACCTGCAGCAGGGCAAGGCCTCGCTGATCGACCTCGGCCGCGGCTTCGCCTGGCTGGACACCGGCACCCACGACTCGCTGCTCGAGGCCGGTGAGTTCGTGCAGGTGCTCGAGCACCGCCAGGGCATCCGGGTGGCCTGCCTCGAGGAGATCGCGCTGGTCAAGGGTTTCATCGACGCCGATGCCTGCCTGGAGCTCGGCCGGTCGCTGGCGAAGTCGCCCTACGGCCAGTACGTGATGGCGGTCGCCCGCGCGGCCGGCGCCACCGGCTGA
- a CDS encoding glycosyltransferase family 2 protein, giving the protein MTTPLPDHDAGSGPEHPAPALAVVVVTYSPGDALTSLLSCLPAAGAAAGTPVVLADNGSTDGSVQAAAAAPDVTLLAMGGNLGYGSAANAGVAVLDRRIPAVLVVNPDVVLAPGAITELCAALDRHPQAGAVGPLLTTADGVVYPSARMLPSITTGLGHALLGWCWPGNPWTRAYRRDHDTPVERTAGWLSGACLLLRRPAFEQVSGFDPGYFMYFEDVDLGERLGRAGWANVYVPTARAVHTGGHATGRDPGPMVDAHHRSAYRYLSRRYHRWYQAPLRGALRAGLAVRAALARRSPHIAGGAALPRDVPAEAPR; this is encoded by the coding sequence GTGACCACCCCGCTGCCGGACCATGACGCCGGATCCGGCCCGGAGCACCCCGCACCGGCCCTCGCGGTGGTGGTCGTCACCTACTCGCCGGGCGATGCCCTCACCTCCCTGCTGTCCTGCCTGCCGGCCGCCGGGGCCGCTGCCGGCACCCCGGTGGTGCTGGCCGACAACGGGTCCACCGACGGATCGGTGCAGGCCGCGGCGGCCGCGCCGGACGTGACCCTGCTGGCGATGGGCGGCAACCTCGGCTACGGGTCCGCGGCCAATGCCGGTGTCGCCGTGCTGGACCGGCGGATCCCGGCCGTGCTGGTGGTCAATCCGGACGTGGTGCTCGCGCCCGGTGCGATCACCGAACTCTGCGCGGCCCTGGACCGGCACCCGCAGGCCGGTGCGGTCGGGCCGCTGCTGACCACCGCCGACGGGGTCGTCTACCCCTCCGCCAGGATGCTGCCGTCGATCACCACCGGTCTCGGTCATGCGCTGCTGGGCTGGTGCTGGCCGGGCAACCCGTGGACCCGGGCCTACCGCCGCGACCACGACACCCCGGTCGAGCGCACCGCCGGCTGGTTGTCCGGCGCCTGCCTGCTGCTGCGGCGGCCGGCGTTCGAGCAGGTCAGTGGGTTCGACCCGGGCTATTTCATGTACTTCGAGGACGTGGACCTGGGGGAGCGGCTGGGGAGGGCCGGGTGGGCGAACGTCTACGTCCCGACGGCCCGGGCGGTGCACACCGGCGGCCACGCGACGGGCCGGGATCCGGGGCCGATGGTCGACGCCCACCACCGCAGCGCCTACCGCTACCTCTCCCGCCGCTACCACCGCTGGTACCAGGCGCCGCTGCGCGGGGCGCTCCGCGCCGGGCTCGCCGTGCGGGCCGCGCTCGCCCGCCGGTCCCCGCACATTGCGGGTGGTGCGGCGTTGCCCAGGGACGTCCCGGCGGAGGCGCCCCGGTAG